In Pogoniulus pusillus isolate bPogPus1 chromosome 41, bPogPus1.pri, whole genome shotgun sequence, a genomic segment contains:
- the DAZAP1 gene encoding DAZ-associated protein 1 isoform X3, with protein MTQRNRGPEVEVKRAEPRDSKSQTPGPPSASQWGSRIMPSAANGWAGQPPPTWQQGYGPQGMWVPAGQAIGGYGPPPPGRGAPPPPPPFTSYIVSTPPGGFPPPQGFPQGYGTPPPFSFGYGAPPPPPDQFAPPGVPPPPATPGATPLAFPPPPPPSQATQDMSKPPTAQPEFPYSQFGYGQDLSGFGQGFSDPSQQPPPYGGPSVQPSSGPPAGGSGFGRGQNHNVQGFHPYRR; from the exons GTGGAGGTGAAACGAGCAGAACCCCGAGATAGCAAAAGCCAAACTCCAGGGCCGCCCAGTGCCAGCCAGTGGGGAAGCAGGATCATGCCAAGTGCTGCCAATGGCTGGGCAGGACAGCCCCCTCCGACCTGGCAGCAGGGATACGGCCCTCAAG GGatgtgggtgccagctggacaGGCAATTG GTGGCTATGGACCACCTCCCCCAGGAAGAGgagctccaccaccaccaccaccatttaCCTCATACATAGTCTCTACACCTCCTGGAGGCTTCCCACCTCCACAAGGATTTCCACAGGGCTATGGCACCCCTCCACCGTTTA GTTTTGGTTATGgtgctccacctcctccacctGACCAGTTTGCCCCCCCTGGAGTACCCCCTCCACCTGCAACTCCAGGGGCAACACCACTAGctttcccaccaccaccaccaccatctcaGGCAACTCAGGATATGAGCAAACCCCCAACTGCTCAGCCAGAATTCCCTTATAGTCAGTTTG GGTATGGACAAGACTTGAGTGGTTTTGGACAAGGTTTCTCTgatcccagccagcagccccctccTTACGGAGGTCCCTCGGTGCAGCCATCCAGCGGCCCCCCGGCCGGAGGAAGTGGGTTTGGACGAGGACAGAACCATAACGTGCAAGGATTTCACCCCTACAGGCGCTAG